The Microlunatus antarcticus DNA segment CTATCCGGCTCGCGATCGCCTCGTCCATCTCGTCGACCGTGAGGGACCGACCACTGTCGTAGACCTTGAAGACAGGCCGGTCGCCGCTGATCGGCTCGTCCTGCTGCATGCGCGTCAGAGCTCTGCGGATCAGCTCGGCCTTGCTGGTCGCCGTCGACGCCGACCGGGACTCCAACCAGAGGTCGAGCTCCTCGGGCAGGTAGATCGTCGTCTTCACCATGTCACCCAGAGTGCCATACGTCGGTGCCATACGTGTGGCGTACAGGTGTCGCTCTCTGCGTCAGGCGGAGGCGCCCACCCGGACGTCGGGGGCACCGAGGCGGGCGGCGTCGGCCGTCCGGTCGTCCGGCTGGGTCTGCGACTCGCGCTCGGCGGCGACGCGGACGACGTAGTGCTCGACCTCGCGGGCGACGTCCTCGTCGGACCAGCCGAGCACCGGGGCGACCAGGCGCGCGGCCTCCTCGGCCACGACGGTGCCGCGGTCCCAGGTCTCGATGGAGATGCGCGTACGCCGGGCCAGCACGTCGTCGAGGTGCAGGGCGCCCTCGTGCGAGGCCGCGTACACGGCCTCGACGCGCAGGTACTCCCCCGCGCCGGCCAACGGCTCGGCCAGGCTCGGGTCGGCCTCGACCAGCTCGAGCAGCTCGGGCAGGAGGGTGCCGTAGCGGTTGAGCAGGTGCTCGACCCAGCTCTGGTCGAGGCCGGCGCGTTCCGCGAGGAGGCGCCGCGAGTTCCAGGCGGCGTGGTAGCCGTCGGCGCCCAGCAGCGGCACGTTCTCGGTGATGGACGGGCCGGTGCCCGCGTCGAGGTCGCGGACCGCGGCGTCGACGGCGTCGAGCGCCATGATCCGGTAGGTCGTGTACTTGCCGCCGGCCACGGCGGTCAGGCCGGGGGCGGGCGAGGAGACGGCGTGCTCGCGGGACAGCTTGGACGTCGACTCGTCCTCGCCGGCCAGCAGCGGGCGCAGCCCGGCGTAGACGCCGATGACGTCGTCGGTGGTCAGCGGGTCGGCGAGGAGCGCGTTGACCTGCTCGAGGACGTAGTCGATGTCGGCCGCGCTGGCTGCCGGGTGAGCGAGGTCGAGGTTCCAGTCGGTGTCGGTGGTCCCGATGAACCAGAAGTTCCCCCACGGGATGACGAAGAGCAGGCTCGT contains these protein-coding regions:
- a CDS encoding CopG family transcriptional regulator; this translates as MVKTTIYLPEELDLWLESRSASTATSKAELIRRALTRMQQDEPISGDRPVFKVYDSGRSLTVDEMDEAIASRIAERAARR
- a CDS encoding glycerol-3-phosphate dehydrogenase/oxidase, with product MPSLTTPLSPAARTEALRRLGEEELDVLVVGGGVVGVGAALDAVTRGLRVGLVEARDWAAGTSSRSSKLFHGGLRYLEQLNFSLVFEALKERKLALQTLCPHLAHPVEFLYPLQKTGIDRAYAGLGIGVYDVMGAGRGVPSHLKHHGKRSTYEAFPSAKPGALTGSITFYEGQVDDARHTMMIARTAAHYGAIVASSARVTGFARTAGRITGATVTDLETGTEIAVRAKHVINATGVWVDEIQEMIGGRGQFRVRASKGIHLVVPRERISSRTGIITRTATSLLFVIPWGNFWFIGTTDTDWNLDLAHPAASAADIDYVLEQVNALLADPLTTDDVIGVYAGLRPLLAGEDESTSKLSREHAVSSPAPGLTAVAGGKYTTYRIMALDAVDAAVRDLDAGTGPSITENVPLLGADGYHAAWNSRRLLAERAGLDQSWVEHLLNRYGTLLPELLELVEADPSLAEPLAGAGEYLRVEAVYAASHEGALHLDDVLARRTRISIETWDRGTVVAEEAARLVAPVLGWSDEDVAREVEHYVVRVAAERESQTQPDDRTADAARLGAPDVRVGASA